A stretch of Candidatus Symbiobacter mobilis CR DNA encodes these proteins:
- a CDS encoding tetratricopeptide repeat protein, protein MANKQGGKKKRPPHSQQPRKSSPAVGAGQGLLSTVSAADLAASNLLLQHGIAAQERGDIAAAIRHFQESLARNPRNPWTLYSLGTLEVSRDPQAAFTWYDRAVRAAPQVAKLWYARAKALVRLLRREEANADFDRALALDPQYFEALNDSAALLLELHRPKDALGRFARILAMREDPVALSNVAVIHSESINDDDLVKAVQYLERLVAIDPDYRNAIGRMAYQRLHICDWRDYGPLTRRVREAVLAGKPACSPFPIMVMSGEAREHQMCARTYADFLFPPTPAPIWRGERYQHDRIRIAYVSPDFGNHPVGQLMAGVVERHDRSRFEVIAISMFDNDKSERRARLVKAFDQFHNVQKLEMRDIAMKMRELEVDIAVDLAGYTRGTGSPALAHRPAPVQVNFLGYPGTIGVRFLDYLIADRHVIPPEHRQFYDEEVVYLPDAYLPTDGSLVVADRTPTRAECGLPEEGFVFCSFSHDHKIAPPVFDVWMRLLHQVPGSVLWLMTRLETCVTHLRREAQERGIDPDRLIFATRVPALEDHLARYRQAGIFLDTSPYNAHTTTADALYVGVPVLTVMGNAFPSRVAASLLHAIGLPQAVTYSLEEYEALALQLARDPVLLAQWKATLEANRRTHPLFDTTRYCRNLEALFEDLHDRRRAQPVSAASEEHLLLQQSVTLRDTGRIEEARALIAQCLQRNSGSPLALYAMATLLLQYGNQDAALEFLTQAVARSKPPYAPLWFAHGFALAQRGRKEEALQSYEQVLALEPRNTSALKNSCILLRDLGRTAEAQERYRIWAALEEVRQGRG, encoded by the coding sequence ATGGCCAACAAGCAGGGTGGCAAGAAAAAACGCCCCCCACATTCGCAGCAACCCCGCAAATCTTCCCCCGCAGTAGGAGCAGGGCAAGGGCTGCTTTCCACCGTGTCGGCTGCCGACCTGGCTGCTTCCAACCTGTTGCTGCAACACGGTATCGCGGCACAGGAGCGCGGTGACATCGCCGCAGCGATCCGCCACTTTCAGGAAAGCCTGGCGCGCAATCCCCGCAACCCCTGGACGTTGTATTCGCTGGGAACGCTCGAAGTCTCCCGCGACCCCCAGGCTGCTTTCACTTGGTACGACCGCGCCGTGCGGGCCGCCCCGCAAGTCGCCAAGCTCTGGTATGCCCGCGCCAAGGCTCTTGTCAGGCTCCTGCGCCGGGAAGAAGCGAATGCCGACTTCGACCGCGCTCTGGCTCTCGATCCCCAGTACTTCGAGGCGCTCAACGACAGCGCCGCGCTACTGCTGGAATTGCACCGCCCCAAAGATGCGCTGGGGCGCTTTGCGCGCATCCTGGCGATGCGCGAAGACCCGGTGGCGCTCTCCAACGTCGCGGTGATCCACTCCGAATCGATCAACGACGACGACCTCGTCAAGGCCGTGCAATATCTGGAGCGGCTGGTCGCGATAGACCCTGACTACCGCAACGCCATCGGCAGGATGGCATACCAACGGCTGCACATCTGCGACTGGCGGGACTATGGCCCCCTCACCCGCCGCGTGCGTGAGGCGGTGCTGGCTGGCAAGCCCGCGTGCAGCCCATTCCCGATCATGGTGATGTCCGGCGAAGCGCGCGAGCACCAGATGTGCGCCCGCACGTATGCGGATTTCCTCTTTCCTCCGACCCCCGCGCCAATCTGGCGTGGGGAGCGCTACCAGCACGACCGCATCCGCATTGCCTACGTGTCGCCGGACTTTGGCAATCACCCGGTAGGGCAGCTTATGGCCGGGGTGGTCGAACGGCATGATCGGTCCCGCTTCGAGGTCATCGCCATCTCGATGTTCGACAACGACAAAAGCGAACGTCGCGCCCGGCTCGTCAAGGCTTTCGACCAATTCCACAACGTACAAAAGCTGGAAATGCGCGACATCGCGATGAAGATGCGCGAGCTGGAAGTGGACATCGCCGTAGACCTGGCGGGGTACACGCGGGGAACGGGGTCGCCCGCCTTGGCGCACCGGCCAGCGCCGGTGCAGGTGAACTTTCTGGGCTACCCGGGGACGATCGGCGTGCGGTTCCTCGACTACCTCATCGCCGACCGCCATGTCATTCCCCCGGAGCACCGCCAGTTTTACGACGAAGAGGTGGTGTACCTGCCCGACGCCTACTTGCCCACCGATGGAAGCCTGGTCGTTGCCGACCGCACGCCCACCCGTGCGGAATGCGGCCTGCCGGAAGAAGGGTTCGTGTTTTGCTCGTTCAGCCACGACCACAAGATCGCCCCGCCGGTATTCGACGTATGGATGCGCTTGCTCCACCAAGTGCCCGGCAGCGTGCTATGGCTGATGACGAGGCTGGAAACCTGCGTCACCCACTTGCGCCGGGAAGCACAAGAACGCGGCATCGACCCCGACAGGCTGATTTTTGCCACGCGGGTTCCCGCGCTGGAAGACCATCTGGCGCGGTACCGGCAAGCGGGCATCTTTCTGGACACATCCCCCTATAACGCCCACACCACGACGGCTGACGCGCTGTACGTCGGCGTGCCAGTGCTGACTGTGATGGGCAATGCCTTCCCCTCGCGGGTGGCGGCCAGTTTGCTGCATGCCATCGGGCTGCCGCAGGCCGTTACCTACTCGCTGGAAGAGTACGAGGCCCTGGCGCTGCAATTGGCGCGTGACCCCGTACTGCTTGCCCAGTGGAAGGCAACGCTGGAGGCCAACCGGCGCACGCACCCCCTCTTCGACACTACGCGCTACTGCCGCAATCTCGAAGCCTTGTTCGAGGACCTGCATGACCGCCGTCGCGCCCAGCCTGTATCTGCAGCCAGCGAGGAACATCTGCTGCTACAGCAATCGGTAACGTTGCGGGACACAGGCCGCATTGAAGAAGCGCGTGCCCTCATCGCCCAATGCCTGCAACGCAACTCCGGCAGCCCACTGGCGCTGTACGCCATGGCTACCTTGCTGCTGCAATACGGGAACCAGGACGCCGCGCTGGAATTTCTGACCCAGGCCGTCGCTCGCAGCAAGCCCCCTTACGCCCCCTTGTGGTTTGCCCACGGCTTTGCCTTGGCGCAACGCGGCCGCAAAGAAGAAGCCTTGCAAAGCTACGAGCAGGTGCTTGCCCTCGAACCCCGCAATACGTCGGCCCTCAAAAACAGTTGCATCCTGCTGCGCGACCTGGGCCGCACTGCCGAAGCGCAAGAGCGGTATCGCATCTGGGCTGCGCTGGAGGAGGTGCGGCAGGGACGGGGGTAG
- the arsB gene encoding ACR3 family arsenite efflux transporter, with protein sequence MSVLCEGGHSPQQGAPMGVFERYLTLWVLGCIVVGIAFGQAFPEVFQAIGRAEVARVNLPVGVLIWVMIIPMLAKVDFGALHQVRQHLRGMGVTLFVNWLVKPFSMAFLAWLFLRQWFAPWLPAQEVDSYIAGLILLAAAPCTAMVFVWSRLTNGDPLFTLTQVALNDSIMVIAFAPLVAGLLGVAAITVPWDTLLVSVLLYIVVPVVLAQIWRKGLLARGDAVFDAVMNQVGTLSMVALLATLVLLFAFQGDAIVRQPLIIALLAAPILVQVLSNAALAYGLNYLVGERHCIAGPSALIGASNFFELAVATAISLFGFASGAALATVVGVLIEVPVMLLVVRVVNGTKGWYERGVAE encoded by the coding sequence ATGTCTGTCCTATGTGAAGGGGGCCATTCGCCCCAGCAAGGCGCGCCCATGGGGGTGTTTGAGCGGTATCTCACCCTGTGGGTATTGGGATGCATCGTTGTGGGGATTGCCTTCGGCCAGGCTTTCCCGGAAGTGTTTCAGGCGATTGGGCGGGCCGAGGTGGCACGGGTCAACCTGCCCGTGGGGGTGCTGATTTGGGTGATGATCATCCCGATGTTGGCGAAGGTGGACTTCGGTGCGCTGCACCAGGTGCGTCAGCATCTGCGGGGGATGGGCGTCACGCTCTTCGTCAATTGGCTGGTCAAGCCGTTTTCGATGGCGTTTTTGGCCTGGTTGTTCTTGCGCCAGTGGTTCGCGCCATGGCTGCCTGCGCAGGAGGTAGACAGCTACATCGCCGGGCTGATCCTGCTTGCCGCAGCGCCGTGTACGGCGATGGTGTTTGTCTGGAGTCGGCTGACGAACGGAGATCCGCTCTTCACGCTGACCCAGGTTGCTCTCAACGACAGCATCATGGTCATCGCTTTTGCGCCGCTCGTTGCGGGGCTGCTAGGCGTGGCTGCAATCACCGTCCCGTGGGACACGCTGCTTGTTTCCGTGCTGCTGTACATCGTCGTTCCCGTCGTGCTGGCCCAAATTTGGCGCAAGGGGTTGCTGGCGCGGGGGGATGCCGTTTTCGATGCCGTCATGAATCAGGTGGGGACGTTGTCGATGGTCGCGTTGCTGGCGACGCTGGTGCTGCTCTTCGCCTTTCAGGGGGATGCCATCGTTCGCCAGCCTCTGATCATCGCTTTGTTGGCTGCGCCGATCCTCGTGCAGGTGTTGAGCAACGCGGCGCTGGCGTATGGCCTGAACTACCTGGTGGGGGAGCGCCACTGCATCGCCGGGCCTTCTGCGCTGATCGGCGCATCGAACTTTTTCGAGCTGGCCGTCGCCACGGCCATCAGCCTCTTTGGCTTTGCTTCCGGCGCGGCGCTGGCCACGGTCGTCGGCGTGCTCATTGAGGTACCGGTCATGCTCCTCGTCGTGCGCGTGGTCAATGGCACCAAGGGATGGTATGAGCGCGGCGTGGCGGAATAG
- the purU gene encoding formyltetrahydrofolate deformylase, whose translation MLYVLTLSCHDRRGLVHAVSGFLLERGGNIEEAAQYNDPNTGLFFMRVQFSCEGIGFEALQAQLDAFALPFQMQWALHDPAQPTRTVLFVSKEGHCLNDLLFRWKTAQLPIDVRAIVSNHREFEALAASYGVPFHHIPVLAGNKPEAEARQLDVLRAQRAELVVLARYMQILSNDFCQQLCGRAINIHHSFLPSFKGAKPYHQAHDRGVKLIGATAHYVTADLDEGPIIEQDVVRVDHSHTVADLTSLGRDTESHVLARAVRWHCEHRVLRNGHKTVIFRS comes from the coding sequence ATGCTGTACGTATTGACCCTTTCTTGCCACGATCGGCGGGGATTGGTCCATGCAGTGTCCGGTTTTCTGCTGGAACGCGGCGGAAATATCGAAGAAGCCGCGCAGTACAACGACCCCAACACCGGGTTGTTTTTCATGCGCGTGCAGTTCTCGTGCGAAGGAATCGGGTTCGAGGCACTGCAAGCACAGCTTGATGCTTTCGCCCTTCCCTTCCAGATGCAATGGGCATTGCATGACCCCGCGCAACCCACGCGCACGGTGCTCTTCGTCAGCAAGGAAGGGCACTGCCTCAATGACCTGCTCTTTCGCTGGAAGACCGCGCAGCTCCCCATCGATGTGCGCGCAATCGTCTCGAACCACCGGGAATTCGAGGCGCTGGCAGCCAGCTACGGAGTGCCCTTTCACCACATCCCCGTCTTGGCGGGGAACAAGCCCGAAGCCGAAGCCCGGCAACTCGACGTGCTACGCGCCCAGCGTGCGGAACTGGTGGTGCTGGCGCGCTACATGCAGATCCTCAGCAATGACTTCTGCCAGCAACTCTGTGGCAGGGCCATCAACATCCACCACTCGTTTTTACCGAGCTTCAAGGGCGCCAAGCCCTACCACCAGGCGCACGACCGGGGAGTCAAGCTCATCGGCGCGACCGCGCACTACGTCACTGCGGATCTGGATGAAGGCCCCATCATCGAGCAGGATGTCGTCCGCGTCGACCACAGCCACACCGTAGCCGACCTCACCAGCCTGGGCCGCGACACCGAAAGCCACGTCCTGGCCCGCGCCGTGCGCTGGCACTGCGAACACCGCGTGCTACGCAACGGGCACAAGACCGTCATCTTCCGTTCATAG
- a CDS encoding arsenate reductase ArsC: MNILFLCTGNSCRSILAEATFNHLAPAGWKAMSAGSRPTGAVHPRSLALLEREGIATAGYASKSWDNLPTTPDLVITVCANAAGETCPAYLGPVLRAHWGVDDPAHATGTDAEIDAAFYQAYRTLRSRIEAFLALPLADLAGDRPRFQAELDRIGTLGG, encoded by the coding sequence ATGAACATTTTGTTTCTGTGTACCGGCAATTCCTGCCGTTCGATCCTGGCCGAAGCCACCTTCAATCATCTCGCCCCCGCAGGCTGGAAGGCGATGAGCGCGGGCAGTCGCCCCACGGGCGCAGTGCATCCACGTTCCCTGGCATTGCTGGAGCGCGAAGGCATCGCCACTGCTGGATACGCCAGCAAGTCCTGGGACAACCTGCCCACCACGCCGGACTTGGTCATCACCGTCTGCGCCAACGCTGCGGGGGAAACCTGCCCCGCCTACCTGGGACCTGTGCTGCGTGCGCATTGGGGCGTGGACGACCCAGCCCATGCGACAGGCACCGACGCGGAGATCGATGCCGCGTTCTACCAGGCTTACCGCACGCTGCGCTCGCGCATCGAAGCCTTTCTTGCGTTGCCCTTGGCCGACTTGGCCGGTGATCGCCCCCGCTTTCAGGCGGAGCTGGATCGGATCGGGACCCTGGGCGGTTGA